From the Mycobacterium noviomagense genome, the window GCGAACGGATGAAGGCGATGATGTTGGGCGAGTTCCGTCGGCGCGGTGTCGCCGCGGGCGGTACCGAAGCGTGGTACAGCAACCTGACGAGAGTCGGAAATGTCGGGAGCGCAGCCATTTTCGTCATTCTCGACGAGATGGTGACGGAGGGCCTGATCAAGGATGGCGACACGCTGTTGTGCATGGTCCCGGAGTCAGGCCGGTTCGTGGTCTCGTTCATGCATCTGACCGCGGTGTCGGCGGCTGCGGTCTCGGACGTCAAGCCATGACTACGGCATCCGAGGTCGTATCGGACGGGCGGCCGCAGCCTCGCGCGGTGGTGTACCTCTATTCGCAGACGGGGCAGCTGCGGGAGGTCGCCGATGCATTGACCGCTCCTCTCGTCTCCCGCGGGTGGGACATCCGGCGGGTGCAGGTACAGCCGCGCGTCGCGTTCCCTTTCCCGTGGCCGATCCGGCGATTCTTCGGGGTGTTCCCTTCGGCGGTGGACCCGGAGGCGGTCGTGGAGCTCATCGAGCCGGCGGGCGGCTTCTCCAGCGACCCAGAGGAATTGGTGATCCTGGCCTACCAGGTGTGGTATTTAGCGCCCTCGCTTCCCGTCCGGTCACTGCTGAAAGCGCATCCTGAGGCAGTCCGCAACCGGTCGGTGGTCTCGCTGATCGCCTGCCGCAACATGTGGTACTCGGCGGCGATCGAAGTGTCCGCGCTGCTGCGATCCGCGGGTGCAAGACGCGTCGAGGTCATCGCCGCGACCGACACACGGCCGCAGGCGACGACATTTGTGACCACCCTGCGCTGGTTGCTGACGGGGAATCGCGAACCCTTCCTGTGGTTCGGGCGGGCCGGGATCGGCGACGCGGAAATGGCTCGGATCGCCGATGTAGGGCGATGCATCGCCGAGTCGAGGCGGTGCCCCGAAGAGGCGGCGCCCATCGTGCCCACCCTGGCTGCGGCGGATCTTCTCTCCGGGGTGGTTTTTCGGAGATGGGGCGCAACAGTGAGGTCGGCTCGGCGATGTGGTGCGGTGGTGGAGGGCGCGAGTTTGGCGATGTTCGTCCTCGGCTTGGCCATCGGCATCATGGTCGGTCTTCCTTTGATCGGATGCGCGGCACTCGCCGGCGGCGCGCGGTTCGAGGCGCTGGTCGCTGGTTTCGTGCGGGGCCGGATCTCATTCGGCGGAGGAGCTGTCCCCCAGCCGGCGATCGGTGATCGCCGAGACACAATCCGGACATGAGAGCGTCATGACCGCTGACGCTTCAGAGTATCAGGAACTTGTCGACTGGCTGACCGTCAAGGTCGCCGGATACGTCAACGTTGCGCCTGACGCGATCGGCATTGACACCCCGCTGGCCGATTGTGGGATCGACTCGGTCTCCGCCATGGCGCTATGCGCGGACCTGCAGTGCGAGAAGGGTTTCGACGTCGAAACCACCACCGTCTGGGACTACCCGACCATCGATGCCATCGCGGCGTATCTGCTCACCGAGCGAGCCGCGCCATGACGCCGATCGCAGTGGTCGGCATCGACTGCCGCTTCCCGGGCGCGCCCGACAAGGACGCGTTCTGGCGACTGCTCATGGGCGGCGTCGTCACCGACACCGAAGTGCCCTCGCAGCGTTGGGGCATCGACACCTACTATCACCCTGACGGTGTCGCCGGATCGATGAACACCCGACGTGCCCATTTCATCGACGACGTAGACGCATTCGACAACGACTTCTTCGGCGTCGCGCCCATCGAGGCGGCGGCGCTCGATCCGCAGCAGCGACTGCTGCTACAGGCGTCGTGGCGCGCACTCGAGGATGCCGGCATCGATCCCCGGTCGCTGGCCGGCACGCCAACCGCAGTCTTCGTCGGAATGATGTCCAGCGAGTGGAGCTTCCTCCAGATTCTGGACTTCGCCGGGCTCACCGCATTTCGTGGTGCGGGCAGCGGCTACTTCATGACGGCCAACCGCATCTCATACCACCTGAACCTCACCGGGCCCAGCATGGTCATCGATTCCGCCTGTTCGTCATCATTGATGGCCGTGCACCAAGGCTGTGCCGCGCTGCGTTCGGGGGAAACCGACACTGTCATCGCCGCCGGCGCGAATCTGCTGTTGACACCAGCGCTTTCAATCTTTTACACCCAAGCTGGCCTCTCCGCGCCGGATGGTCGCTGCAAACCGTTCGGGCAGTCCGCCGACGGCATCGGCCGCGGTGAGGGCGTGGCCGCGGTAGTGCTGCGCCGGTTGGACGACGCCGTTGCCGACGGCCAGCCGATCTACGCCGTCGTGAAAAGTTCGGTCGCCAACCACGATGGCCGCAGCAATGGGATCACCGCCCCGAACCGTGGAGCCCAGGTAAAGCTGATGCGCCGCGCACTAGAACTCGCAGAACTGGAGGCCGGGCAGATCGACTTCGTCGAAGCACACGGCACCGGCACGGTTCTCGGCGACATGATTGAGGCCAACGCGCTGGGCGATATCCACAAAACGCGCGGCGGCGAACCATGTCTGCTTGGTTCGGTCAAGGGAAATATCGGGCATACCGAGGGCAGCGCGGGGATAGCGGCGTTCATCAAGACGTGCCTGGCGCTGCAGCATCGCATACTGCCGCCGACGGTGTTCGGCGACAAAGCCAATCCGAGATTGCGCCTGGACGCGAATGGGTTGCGCCTGGCCGACGGTCCGCAGGAATTGCCGGTGAACGGCGCACTGGGTGCGGTGAGCTCATTCGGACTGGGCGGCAGCAACGCGCATGCGG encodes:
- a CDS encoding acyl carrier protein translates to MTADASEYQELVDWLTVKVAGYVNVAPDAIGIDTPLADCGIDSVSAMALCADLQCEKGFDVETTTVWDYPTIDAIAAYLLTERAAP